A single genomic interval of Oceanithermus profundus DSM 14977 harbors:
- a CDS encoding ATP-dependent helicase, translated as MSARDLLSSLNEQQQAAVQHFLGPALVIAGAGSGKTRTVVHRVAYLLAEREVYPAEVLAVTFTNKAAGEMRERLSRMVGRAAGELWVSTFHSASLRILRRYGERIGLKPGFVVYDDDDQRVLLKEVLGSLGLEARPTYVRAVLDRIKNRMWSVDEFLAHADDWVGGLTKQQMAEVYARYQQRLAENNAVDFNDLLLRTIELFERHPEALEAVRQRARFIHVDEYQDTNPAQYRLTKLLAGDEANLMVVGDPDQSIYGFRNADIQNILGFERDYRGAVVYRLEANYRSTAAILRVANALIERNQQRLEKTLRPVKPAGEPVRLYRAPDHREEAAFVAREVARLAGERALDDFAVLYRTNAQSRVLEEAFRRLNLPARIVGGVGFYERREVKDVLAYARLAVNPADDVALRRVINVPARGVGAASVGKLAAWAQAQGVSLLEAAHRAGELLAARQAAAVAKFTDLLTTLREAAEGTGPEAFLRLVLAETGYSEMLRREGDSEPRLENLEELLRAAAEWEEEHGGSVAEFLDEIALTARAEEPNAAPEKSVTLMTLHNAKGLEFPVVFVVGVEEGLLPHRSSLGSDAEIEEERRLLYVGITRAQERLYLTLSEERETWGQRERVRPSRFLEEIPEDFLKPVGPFGDAHEPAPAPLSSAPVNRAAKGSASGFRGGEKVRHPRYGEGTVVATSGEGARQEVTVHFAEAGLKRLLVKYAGLERIE; from the coding sequence GTGTCTGCGCGCGACCTCCTCTCCTCCCTCAACGAACAACAACAAGCCGCGGTGCAGCACTTCCTGGGCCCGGCGCTGGTGATCGCCGGGGCCGGTTCGGGCAAGACCCGGACGGTGGTGCACCGGGTCGCCTACCTGCTGGCCGAGCGCGAGGTCTACCCGGCCGAGGTGCTGGCCGTGACCTTCACCAACAAGGCCGCGGGCGAGATGCGCGAGCGGCTTTCGCGGATGGTGGGGCGCGCGGCCGGCGAGCTGTGGGTGAGCACCTTCCACTCCGCCAGCCTGCGCATCCTGCGCCGCTACGGCGAGCGCATCGGGCTGAAGCCGGGTTTCGTCGTCTACGACGACGACGACCAGCGGGTGCTGCTCAAGGAGGTGCTGGGTTCGCTGGGGCTCGAGGCGCGCCCCACCTACGTGCGCGCGGTCCTCGACCGCATCAAGAACCGCATGTGGTCGGTCGACGAGTTCCTGGCCCACGCTGACGACTGGGTGGGCGGCCTCACCAAGCAGCAGATGGCCGAGGTGTACGCGCGCTACCAGCAGCGCCTCGCCGAGAACAACGCCGTCGACTTCAACGACCTGCTGCTGCGCACGATCGAGCTCTTCGAACGCCACCCCGAGGCCCTGGAGGCCGTGCGGCAGCGGGCGCGCTTCATCCACGTGGACGAGTACCAGGACACCAACCCCGCCCAGTACCGGCTGACCAAGCTGCTCGCCGGGGACGAGGCCAACCTGATGGTGGTGGGCGATCCGGACCAGTCGATCTACGGCTTCCGCAACGCCGACATCCAGAACATCCTCGGCTTCGAGCGCGACTACCGCGGAGCGGTCGTCTACCGCCTGGAGGCGAACTACCGTTCCACCGCGGCGATCCTGCGGGTGGCCAACGCCCTGATCGAGCGAAACCAGCAGCGCCTCGAGAAGACGCTGAGGCCGGTGAAGCCCGCCGGCGAGCCGGTGCGCCTCTACCGCGCCCCGGACCACCGCGAAGAGGCCGCCTTCGTGGCGCGCGAGGTGGCGCGGCTGGCCGGCGAGCGCGCCCTCGACGACTTCGCCGTGCTCTACCGCACCAACGCCCAGTCGCGGGTGCTCGAGGAGGCCTTCCGGCGCCTCAACCTGCCGGCCCGCATCGTGGGCGGCGTGGGTTTCTACGAGCGCCGCGAGGTCAAGGACGTGCTCGCCTACGCCCGCCTGGCCGTCAACCCGGCCGACGACGTGGCGCTGCGGCGCGTCATCAACGTGCCGGCCCGGGGGGTGGGCGCCGCCTCGGTGGGCAAGCTCGCCGCCTGGGCGCAGGCGCAGGGCGTGAGCCTGCTCGAGGCCGCCCACCGAGCCGGGGAGCTGCTGGCGGCGCGCCAGGCGGCGGCGGTGGCGAAGTTCACCGACCTGCTGACCACGCTCCGGGAAGCCGCCGAAGGCACCGGGCCCGAGGCCTTCCTGCGGCTCGTCCTGGCCGAGACCGGTTACAGCGAGATGCTGCGGCGCGAGGGCGACAGCGAGCCGCGGCTGGAGAACCTGGAGGAGCTGTTGCGCGCCGCGGCCGAGTGGGAGGAGGAGCACGGCGGCAGCGTGGCCGAGTTCCTCGACGAGATCGCCCTGACCGCCCGGGCCGAAGAGCCGAACGCCGCGCCCGAGAAGTCGGTCACGCTGATGACGCTGCACAACGCCAAGGGGCTGGAGTTTCCGGTCGTCTTCGTCGTGGGGGTGGAGGAGGGGCTCCTGCCCCACCGCTCCAGCCTGGGCTCGGACGCCGAGATCGAGGAGGAGCGGCGGCTCCTCTACGTGGGCATCACCCGCGCCCAGGAGCGCCTCTACCTCACGCTTTCCGAAGAGCGCGAGACCTGGGGCCAGCGCGAGCGGGTGCGGCCGAGCCGCTTCCTCGAGGAGATTCCCGAAGACTTCCTGAAGCCCGTGGGCCCCTTCGGCGACGCCCACGAGCCCGCACCCGCGCCGCTCTCGAGCGCCCCGGTCAACCGCGCCGCGAAGGGGTCGGCTTCGGGCTTCCGCGGCGGCGAGAAGGTGCGCCACCCGCGCTACGGCGAGGGCACGGTGGTGGCCACCAGCGGCGAGGGGGCGCGCCAGGAGGTCACGGTGCACTTCGCCGAGGCGGGGCTCAAGCGGCTCTTGGTCAAGTACGCGGGGCTCGAGCGCATAGAATAG
- a CDS encoding TatD family hydrolase, protein MTDTHAHLDRLEAPNEALERARGLRAVLSLGTEPASSAAALEFAEAWPNVYAGVGLHPTEAEAFSDEVTERLRPLAAHPRVRASGETGIDYYWDAASREAQLRVLAFQLELALEHDLVMVFHVRSKDGSDAAERDLEAWLREHRPPRFVLHAFGGDLRLAEAGLELGGYVSFAGNLTYKKNAHLREAAAALPADRLLVETDSPYLPPVPKRGKKNEPAYVRYTLEALALARGVAFEEMERITDENARRLFRW, encoded by the coding sequence ATGACCGACACCCACGCCCACCTGGACCGCCTCGAAGCCCCCAACGAAGCCCTGGAGCGCGCCCGCGGCCTGCGCGCGGTGCTCAGCCTGGGCACCGAGCCCGCCAGCAGCGCGGCGGCGCTGGAGTTCGCCGAGGCCTGGCCCAACGTCTACGCCGGCGTGGGGCTCCACCCCACCGAGGCCGAAGCCTTCTCGGACGAGGTGACCGAACGGCTGCGCCCGCTCGCGGCGCACCCGCGCGTGCGCGCCAGCGGCGAGACGGGGATCGACTACTACTGGGACGCCGCCTCGCGCGAGGCCCAGCTGCGGGTGCTCGCCTTCCAGCTCGAGCTGGCGCTCGAACACGACCTGGTCATGGTCTTCCACGTGCGTTCCAAGGACGGCTCCGACGCCGCCGAGCGCGACCTCGAGGCCTGGCTTCGAGAGCACCGCCCGCCCCGCTTCGTGCTGCACGCCTTCGGCGGCGACCTGCGCCTCGCCGAGGCGGGGCTCGAGCTCGGGGGCTACGTCAGCTTCGCGGGTAACCTGACCTACAAGAAGAACGCCCACCTGCGCGAGGCCGCGGCCGCGCTGCCCGCGGACCGGCTGCTCGTCGAGACCGACAGCCCCTACCTGCCGCCGGTCCCCAAACGCGGCAAGAAGAACGAACCCGCCTACGTGCGCTACACCCTCGAGGCGCTGGCCCTCGCTCGCGGCGTCGCCTTCGAGGAGATGGAGCGCATCACCGACGAAAATGCCCGGAGGTTGTTCCGGTGGTAG
- a CDS encoding phosphohexose mutase, with amino-acid sequence MDELRFGTDGWRDVIADRYTFANVARVAQATADYVKSVGGARVVVGHDTRFLSERFAAHAAAILAANGLEALLAARYLPTPVTSFAVVHEEAAAGVMITASHNPPEYNGYKLKGPYGGSATPEIYEGMIQRLDANPPAPPRPEAVQRFDLREAYYERLARLVDLSALKNYSGALYHDAMGGAGGGWLAGFVKHAGLALDLRELHGVPHPLFYGVHPEPIPQNLVTLRAVMSAEPDPVFAAVTDGDADRIGAVLAGGVYFNSHQIFAVLLHHLYRKGLRGRVVKTFSVSQVVDRLAEKLGLEVVTTPVGFKYITDEFLKGDVLIGGEESGGIGVAGHIPERDGILNALLLLESVVTTDKSLGEQFAEIEELVGLKHAFDRLDLKVASPEARDGVMKRLGEAPPERVGRFKVERVETLDGVKLHLEGGAWLLFRPSGTEPLLRIYCEAEDPGTVKRILKEARKLVGA; translated from the coding sequence ATGGACGAGCTCCGCTTCGGAACCGACGGCTGGCGCGACGTCATCGCCGACCGCTACACCTTCGCCAACGTCGCCCGGGTGGCCCAGGCCACCGCGGACTACGTGAAGTCGGTCGGCGGCGCGCGCGTGGTCGTCGGCCACGACACCCGCTTTCTCTCGGAACGCTTCGCCGCGCACGCGGCGGCCATCCTCGCCGCGAACGGCCTCGAGGCCCTGCTGGCCGCCCGCTACCTGCCCACGCCGGTCACCTCGTTCGCGGTGGTGCACGAAGAGGCCGCCGCCGGGGTGATGATCACCGCGAGCCACAACCCGCCGGAGTACAACGGCTACAAGCTCAAGGGGCCCTACGGCGGTTCGGCCACCCCCGAGATCTACGAGGGCATGATCCAGCGCCTCGACGCCAACCCCCCGGCGCCTCCCAGGCCGGAGGCGGTGCAGCGCTTCGACCTGCGCGAGGCCTACTACGAACGGCTCGCCCGGCTCGTGGACTTGAGCGCCCTCAAGAACTACTCCGGCGCGCTCTACCACGACGCCATGGGCGGGGCCGGCGGCGGCTGGCTCGCCGGCTTCGTGAAACACGCGGGGCTGGCGCTCGACCTGCGCGAGCTCCACGGCGTGCCCCATCCCCTCTTCTATGGCGTTCACCCCGAGCCCATCCCCCAGAACCTGGTCACCCTGCGCGCGGTGATGAGCGCCGAGCCGGACCCGGTCTTCGCCGCGGTCACCGACGGCGACGCCGACCGCATCGGCGCGGTGCTCGCGGGCGGGGTCTACTTCAACAGCCACCAGATCTTCGCGGTGTTGCTGCACCACCTCTACCGCAAGGGCCTGCGCGGGCGGGTGGTCAAGACCTTCTCGGTCTCGCAAGTGGTGGACCGGCTGGCCGAGAAGCTGGGGCTCGAGGTCGTGACCACGCCCGTCGGCTTCAAGTACATCACCGACGAGTTCCTGAAGGGCGACGTGCTCATCGGCGGCGAGGAGTCGGGGGGCATCGGGGTGGCCGGCCACATCCCCGAGCGCGACGGCATCCTCAACGCCCTTCTGCTGCTCGAAAGCGTGGTGACCACCGACAAGAGCCTGGGCGAACAGTTCGCCGAGATCGAAGAGCTCGTGGGGCTGAAGCACGCCTTCGACCGCCTGGACCTGAAGGTGGCGAGCCCCGAGGCGCGCGACGGCGTGATGAAGCGCCTGGGCGAGGCGCCGCCCGAGCGCGTGGGGCGGTTCAAGGTCGAACGGGTGGAAACCCTGGACGGCGTCAAGCTCCACCTCGAAGGCGGCGCCTGGCTGCTCTTCCGCCCCTCGGGCACCGAACCGCTGTTGCGCATCTACTGCGAGGCCGAGGACCCCGGCACCGTGAAGCGCATCCTCAAGGAAGCGCGCAAGCTCGTCGGGGCCTGA
- a CDS encoding 2-oxoacid:acceptor oxidoreductase subunit alpha produces MRDVTLAIAGSGGDGVITAGDFIVQAAARKGLHAFMLKSYGPQIRGGESSARIRISDRPIYSQGDYVDFLVVFSWKDFNRFLDEIQLRKGAVVLYDEADTTPREEFPIDADLEVEYIAVPFKKMAAEEIKVPLTKNMVALGVISELLRLPLEAIKDAVMKKFGKRKPEAAQVNLQAIDLGKAWVNENLPQGTQVALDAEGSGEPKLVMTGDDAVAFGAIHAGVKVFAGYPITPASPILEFLSKWLPHFGGAVVQTEDEIAAITYAIGASWAGKQAMTASSGPGIALKQEAFGLAAMAEIPLVVVNVQRVGPSTGIPSKSEQADLFQAVGGTHGDVPRVVLAPSDVEDNFQVAVEAFYLAEKYQIPVIILSDQFLGERSETVEADVLFARKRVISRQLAKPNDLKEYKRYKLTDTGVSPMAVPGMPGGQHIISGLEHHEDGRPTSSGTLHQVMSEKRARKLPLIAEESGFVRVYGDEDAELAILAWGSSKGAVREAIERAQEQGLKVKAIVPQLIYPIPEKALDEALKGVKRAVVVELSFGAQFYRYLRAYYDGLPKETYSYARSGANPLLVSEVFDTIKEHAAALGSLQEA; encoded by the coding sequence ATGCGAGACGTAACGCTGGCCATCGCCGGTTCGGGTGGGGACGGGGTAATCACCGCGGGTGATTTCATCGTCCAAGCCGCGGCCCGGAAGGGTCTTCATGCCTTCATGCTCAAGTCCTACGGGCCTCAGATCCGCGGCGGAGAATCTTCGGCGCGGATTCGCATATCGGACCGGCCCATCTACAGTCAGGGCGACTACGTCGACTTCCTGGTCGTCTTCAGCTGGAAGGACTTCAACCGCTTCCTCGACGAGATCCAGCTGCGGAAGGGGGCGGTGGTCCTCTACGACGAGGCCGACACCACCCCGCGCGAAGAGTTTCCCATCGACGCGGACCTCGAGGTCGAATACATCGCGGTGCCCTTCAAGAAGATGGCCGCCGAGGAGATCAAGGTTCCCCTCACCAAGAACATGGTGGCCTTGGGGGTGATCTCCGAGCTGTTGCGCCTCCCGCTCGAGGCCATCAAGGACGCGGTCATGAAGAAGTTCGGCAAGCGCAAGCCCGAGGCCGCGCAGGTGAACCTGCAGGCGATCGACCTGGGCAAGGCCTGGGTCAACGAGAACCTGCCGCAGGGGACCCAGGTCGCCCTCGACGCTGAGGGCTCGGGCGAGCCCAAGCTGGTCATGACCGGCGACGACGCGGTGGCCTTCGGCGCCATCCACGCCGGCGTCAAGGTCTTCGCCGGCTACCCCATCACCCCGGCGAGCCCCATCCTCGAGTTCCTCTCCAAGTGGCTGCCCCACTTCGGCGGCGCCGTGGTGCAGACCGAGGACGAGATCGCGGCCATCACCTACGCGATCGGCGCCAGCTGGGCCGGCAAGCAGGCCATGACGGCCTCGAGCGGCCCCGGCATCGCGCTGAAGCAGGAGGCCTTCGGCCTCGCGGCGATGGCGGAGATCCCCCTGGTCGTCGTCAACGTCCAGCGCGTAGGGCCCTCCACCGGCATCCCCTCCAAGAGCGAGCAGGCCGACCTCTTCCAGGCCGTCGGCGGCACCCACGGCGACGTGCCCCGGGTCGTCCTCGCGCCCAGCGACGTGGAGGACAACTTCCAGGTCGCCGTCGAGGCCTTCTACCTGGCCGAGAAGTACCAGATCCCGGTCATCATCCTTTCCGACCAGTTCCTGGGGGAGCGCAGCGAGACCGTAGAAGCCGACGTGCTCTTCGCCCGCAAGCGGGTGATCAGCCGTCAGCTGGCCAAGCCGAACGACCTCAAGGAGTACAAGCGCTACAAGCTCACCGACACCGGCGTCTCGCCCATGGCCGTGCCCGGGATGCCCGGGGGGCAGCACATCATCAGCGGCCTCGAGCACCACGAGGACGGCCGCCCCACTTCGAGCGGCACCCTGCACCAGGTCATGAGCGAAAAGCGCGCCCGCAAGCTGCCCCTCATCGCCGAGGAGTCGGGTTTCGTGCGCGTCTACGGCGACGAGGACGCCGAGCTCGCCATCCTGGCCTGGGGTTCCTCCAAGGGCGCGGTGCGCGAGGCCATCGAGCGCGCCCAGGAGCAGGGCCTCAAGGTGAAGGCCATCGTGCCCCAGCTCATCTACCCGATCCCCGAAAAGGCCCTCGACGAGGCCCTCAAGGGCGTGAAGCGCGCCGTCGTGGTGGAGCTCTCCTTCGGGGCACAGTTCTACCGCTACCTGCGCGCCTACTACGACGGCCTGCCCAAGGAGACCTACTCCTACGCGCGTTCGGGCGCCAACCCACTGTTGGTGAGCGAAGTCTTCGATACCATCAAGGAACACGCGGCCGCGCTCGGCTCGCTCCAGGAGGCCTGA
- the thiI gene encoding tRNA uracil 4-sulfurtransferase ThiI: MVEPARFLVHYHEIGLKGKNRRHFEQLLAQRLRDALGPEATVRLLHGRLLVEAEPGRADEVGARLARVFGVAYFARVRTAPVDFDRVAEVALELIEAQPGSFRVRAKRANKRLPFTSPEAERAIGARIVAATGRPVRLKGADVEVFVEFYEDEAWVYTSAQRVPGPGGLPVGASGKVVVLISGGIDSPVAAWRMAKRGARPVYVHFHSYPHTSLDSLRKTVAELEVLARWHGPARLYVVPLADVQEEIFAHSPERYRTLLYRRFMYRIAERAAEREGAGALVTGDALGQVASQTLENLHAVERAVAMTVLRPLIGMDKTEVIAEAQRIGTYEISIQPQQDCCSFLEPKRPATKSTPEQLDRAEARLDVPALVEAAWSRAELRRIEPAD; this comes from the coding sequence GTGGTAGAACCCGCGCGCTTCCTGGTCCACTACCACGAGATCGGGCTCAAGGGCAAGAACCGCCGTCACTTCGAGCAGTTGCTGGCCCAGCGCCTGCGCGACGCCCTGGGCCCGGAAGCGACGGTGCGGCTGCTGCACGGCCGCCTGCTCGTGGAGGCGGAGCCTGGTCGCGCGGACGAGGTCGGGGCGAGGCTGGCCCGCGTCTTCGGGGTGGCCTACTTCGCCCGGGTGCGCACCGCCCCGGTGGACTTCGACCGCGTCGCCGAGGTGGCGCTCGAGTTGATCGAAGCCCAGCCCGGCAGCTTCCGCGTGCGCGCCAAGCGCGCCAACAAGCGGCTGCCCTTCACCTCGCCCGAGGCCGAGCGCGCCATCGGCGCCCGCATCGTGGCCGCCACGGGCCGCCCGGTGCGCCTCAAGGGGGCCGACGTCGAGGTCTTCGTCGAGTTCTACGAGGACGAGGCCTGGGTCTACACCTCGGCCCAGCGCGTCCCCGGGCCCGGCGGCCTCCCCGTGGGCGCGAGCGGAAAGGTGGTCGTGCTCATCAGCGGCGGCATCGACTCCCCCGTCGCCGCCTGGCGCATGGCCAAGCGCGGCGCCCGGCCCGTCTACGTCCACTTCCACTCCTACCCCCACACCAGCCTCGACTCGCTGCGCAAGACCGTGGCCGAACTCGAGGTGCTGGCCCGCTGGCACGGCCCCGCGCGGCTCTACGTGGTGCCGCTCGCGGACGTGCAGGAGGAGATCTTCGCCCACAGCCCCGAGCGCTACCGCACCCTCCTCTACCGACGCTTCATGTACCGCATCGCCGAGCGCGCCGCCGAGCGCGAGGGCGCAGGCGCGCTGGTGACGGGCGACGCCTTGGGGCAGGTGGCGAGCCAGACTTTGGAGAACCTGCACGCCGTCGAACGGGCGGTCGCCATGACGGTGCTCCGCCCGCTCATCGGCATGGACAAGACCGAGGTGATCGCCGAGGCCCAGCGCATCGGCACCTACGAAATCTCGATCCAGCCCCAGCAAGACTGCTGCAGCTTCCTCGAGCCCAAACGCCCCGCCACCAAGAGCACCCCCGAGCAGCTCGACCGCGCCGAGGCGCGCCTGGACGTGCCCGCCCTGGTCGAAGCCGCCTGGAGCCGGGCCGAGCTGCGTCGGATCGAACCGGCCGATTAA
- a CDS encoding 2-oxoacid:ferredoxin oxidoreductase subunit beta, with translation MEPVKLTAKDYKTSVPIVWCPGCGDFGVLNAMQQAAAELQLPPENLMVVSGIGCSSRIAGYINSYGFNSIHGRALPIAAGAKLARPELTVWAAGGDGDGYSIGTNHFVHTIRRNPDITYIVMDNHIYGLTKGQVSPTTPHGDVTKSTPQGNPERPLNPLALALELGATFIAQGFSGNVKHLRDLIVQATRHKGFALVNVKSPCVTFRGRQEFNVIREHGVYLDESHDPSDWNQAHEVTQWTDKVPLGVIYKVEGVPTLEGVAEEARKKALERRSFESTTELIEVFR, from the coding sequence ATGGAACCGGTAAAGCTGACCGCCAAGGACTACAAGACCTCCGTCCCCATCGTCTGGTGTCCGGGCTGCGGCGACTTCGGCGTGCTCAACGCCATGCAGCAGGCGGCCGCCGAGCTGCAGCTGCCGCCCGAGAACCTGATGGTCGTCTCCGGCATCGGCTGCTCGAGCCGCATCGCCGGCTACATCAACAGCTACGGCTTCAACTCGATCCACGGCCGCGCCCTGCCCATCGCCGCGGGCGCCAAGCTGGCCCGCCCCGAGCTGACCGTCTGGGCCGCGGGCGGCGACGGCGACGGCTACTCGATCGGCACCAACCACTTCGTCCACACGATTCGCCGCAACCCCGACATCACCTACATCGTGATGGACAACCACATCTACGGCCTCACCAAGGGCCAGGTCTCGCCGACCACGCCCCACGGCGACGTGACCAAGTCGACCCCGCAGGGCAACCCCGAGCGTCCGCTCAACCCGCTGGCGCTGGCGCTCGAGCTGGGGGCCACCTTCATTGCCCAGGGCTTCTCGGGCAACGTCAAGCACCTGCGCGACCTCATCGTCCAGGCCACCCGGCACAAGGGCTTCGCCCTGGTGAACGTCAAGAGCCCCTGCGTGACCTTCCGCGGCCGCCAGGAGTTCAACGTCATCCGCGAACACGGCGTCTACCTCGACGAGAGCCACGACCCCAGCGACTGGAACCAGGCCCACGAGGTCACCCAGTGGACCGACAAGGTGCCCCTGGGCGTGATCTACAAGGTCGAGGGCGTGCCCACGCTCGAGGGCGTGGCCGAGGAAGCGCGCAAGAAGGCGCTCGAGCGCCGCAGCTTCGAAAGCACCACCGAGCTGATCGAGGTCTTCCGCTAG
- a CDS encoding phospholipase D-like domain-containing protein: protein MRGRIFALLALIGLAFAAPGPTLWVQPDDGVEPLIQLIDGAESSIRLKIYLWTPSRMDVVEALGRAVERGVNVRVLMEREPAGGRPSMEVISALRDRGVELRLSKPFRFVFVHEKSMVVDDRVAWFGSGNLTGSTFKANREYMLVTDRPDWVAEIARVFDADWHGQRIDLSQARLVWSPDRVVRGVREGNAREKVLGLIRGARSTLFLEQAGMVDEEVIAALEDAVRRGVDVRLVGSPADPKENTYFVPGAERLRKAGVRLRYLPSPYVHAKVIVADGNTALVGSINMSQSSMNANRELGAILTAAGEPGAFFRLLRTMERDWRNARPDNPFLLPPVEGVIPWTEAPKYYGRIVTVEGRIAAVESRTGVAFLKFEDTPDAFRLVFFPRVYGQFDQPFPEAYLGKKVRATGRVKIYAGYYEIIINGPSQLEVLP from the coding sequence ATGCGCGGACGCATCTTCGCCCTGCTCGCCCTGATTGGACTGGCCTTCGCCGCCCCCGGCCCCACGCTCTGGGTACAGCCCGACGACGGCGTAGAGCCCTTGATCCAGCTCATCGACGGCGCCGAGTCCTCGATCCGGCTCAAGATCTACCTCTGGACCCCCAGCCGCATGGACGTGGTCGAGGCCCTGGGCCGCGCGGTGGAGCGGGGCGTGAACGTGCGGGTGCTGATGGAGCGCGAACCCGCCGGCGGCCGCCCCAGCATGGAGGTGATCAGCGCGCTGCGCGACCGCGGCGTGGAGCTGCGCCTCTCCAAGCCCTTCCGCTTCGTCTTCGTCCACGAAAAGAGCATGGTCGTCGACGACCGCGTCGCCTGGTTCGGCAGCGGCAACCTCACCGGGTCCACCTTCAAGGCCAACCGCGAGTACATGCTCGTCACCGATCGCCCCGACTGGGTTGCCGAGATCGCCCGCGTCTTCGACGCCGACTGGCACGGCCAGCGCATCGACCTCTCGCAGGCCCGCCTCGTCTGGAGTCCGGACCGGGTCGTCCGCGGCGTGCGCGAGGGCAACGCCCGTGAGAAGGTGTTGGGCCTCATCCGCGGGGCGCGCTCCACCCTCTTCCTGGAACAGGCGGGCATGGTGGACGAAGAGGTCATCGCCGCCCTGGAGGACGCGGTGCGTCGCGGCGTCGACGTGCGCCTCGTCGGCAGCCCCGCCGACCCCAAGGAGAACACCTATTTCGTGCCAGGCGCCGAGCGGCTGCGCAAGGCGGGCGTGCGGCTGCGCTACCTCCCCAGCCCCTACGTGCACGCCAAGGTGATCGTCGCCGACGGCAACACCGCGCTCGTGGGCTCGATCAACATGAGCCAGAGCTCGATGAACGCCAACCGCGAGCTGGGTGCGATCCTCACCGCCGCGGGCGAGCCCGGGGCCTTCTTCCGGTTGCTGCGCACCATGGAGCGCGATTGGCGGAACGCCCGGCCCGACAACCCCTTCCTGCTGCCGCCGGTGGAAGGGGTGATCCCCTGGACCGAGGCGCCCAAGTACTACGGCCGCATCGTGACCGTGGAGGGTCGCATCGCCGCGGTCGAGAGCCGCACCGGCGTGGCCTTTCTGAAGTTCGAAGACACCCCCGACGCCTTTCGCCTGGTCTTCTTCCCGCGCGTCTACGGCCAGTTCGACCAGCCCTTCCCCGAGGCCTACCTGGGCAAGAAGGTGCGGGCCACCGGAAGGGTAAAGATTTACGCAGGCTATTACGAGATCATCATCAACGGCCCCAGCCAATTGGAGGTGCTGCCATGA
- a CDS encoding lipocalin-like domain-containing protein, with protein sequence MKRALAGLLLLGLVACAPRLQGVDPSRPPSPEQWDPQPAPIEWWYVSAYLPEQELAFHWAFFKYYAPEGYRVLGLPARAVFPYPFASEHLAVTDLRADRFDFQERHDFPELRAEVRANPLYLDLDGWRFQRTPEGFRLQAGSVDVTLTPTKPSVVHPPGWSGTAETGRMYYVSYTRAELRGTVLGREVRGTAWIDHQWGEQMSGVAALWDWYGVHLSNGDDLMLYRIRDVQGNLKVLHATRVDPLGRATRLDGVRMEPLAYWTSPVTGLRYAVAWRVEGEGWRLELEPLRLAQEIRPPGLPVAYWEGPVEGSGTWFGEDVRVWGMGEFVGGRYRR encoded by the coding sequence ATGAAGCGCGCACTCGCCGGATTGCTCCTGCTCGGCCTCGTCGCCTGCGCCCCACGCCTGCAGGGCGTGGACCCCTCGCGGCCGCCGAGCCCCGAACAGTGGGACCCGCAGCCGGCCCCGATCGAGTGGTGGTACGTCTCGGCCTACCTGCCCGAACAGGAACTGGCCTTCCACTGGGCCTTCTTCAAGTACTACGCCCCCGAAGGCTACCGGGTCCTGGGGTTGCCGGCGCGGGCGGTCTTCCCGTACCCCTTCGCCAGCGAGCACCTGGCCGTCACCGACCTGCGCGCGGACCGCTTCGACTTTCAGGAGCGCCACGACTTCCCCGAGCTGCGCGCGGAGGTGCGCGCGAACCCGCTCTACCTCGACCTCGACGGCTGGCGTTTCCAGCGCACCCCCGAGGGGTTCCGCCTGCAGGCCGGTTCGGTGGACGTGACCCTGACGCCGACCAAGCCGTCCGTGGTCCACCCCCCGGGCTGGTCGGGCACGGCCGAGACCGGCCGCATGTACTACGTTTCCTACACCCGCGCCGAACTGCGCGGCACCGTCCTGGGGCGCGAGGTTCGCGGCACCGCCTGGATCGACCACCAGTGGGGCGAGCAGATGAGCGGCGTGGCCGCGCTGTGGGACTGGTACGGCGTCCACCTTTCGAACGGCGACGACCTGATGCTCTACCGCATCCGCGACGTCCAGGGCAACCTCAAGGTGCTGCACGCCACCCGTGTGGACCCCCTGGGCCGGGCCACCCGGCTCGACGGGGTGCGGATGGAGCCGCTCGCCTACTGGACCTCGCCGGTCACGGGCCTGCGCTACGCGGTGGCCTGGCGGGTGGAAGGGGAGGGCTGGCGACTGGAGCTCGAGCCGCTGCGCCTGGCGCAGGAGATCCGGCCCCCCGGCCTTCCCGTGGCCTACTGGGAGGGCCCGGTCGAGGGCTCGGGCACCTGGTTCGGCGAGGACGTGCGCGTCTGGGGGATGGGCGAGTTCGTGGGCGGCCGTTACCGCCGCTGA